A stretch of Podospora bellae-mahoneyi strain CBS 112042 chromosome 5, whole genome shotgun sequence DNA encodes these proteins:
- a CDS encoding hypothetical protein (EggNog:ENOG503P6SZ; COG:S), whose product MRHFLAPAGSVFRTYATGSSSSRTRLGPTLSLEHFVQRSRALALYRHILRATRRIADPSTRADTRRFARQEFERNRGVTDLDHIRYLLSTGKTEWESMERYIDGL is encoded by the exons ATGCGCCACTTTCTTGCCCCGGCGGGGTCCGTATTCCGCACATACGCGACGGGTAGCAGCTCTTCACGAACAAGGCTTGGGCCGACGTTGAGCTTGGAGCAT TTTGTCCAAAGGTCTCGGGCTTTGGCATTATACAGACATATCCTCCGCGCAACTCGACGCATTGCGGACCCGTCCACCCGAGCTGACACCCGCCGTTTTGCACGGCAAGAGTTTGAAAGAAACCGAGGGGTGACTGATCTT GACCACATCCGCTACCTCCTCTCAACGGGCAAGACAGAATGGGAGAGCATGGAAAGGTATATTGACGGTCTATAA
- the PDC1 gene encoding Pyruvate decarboxylase 1 (EggNog:ENOG503NUUP; COG:E; COG:H) has product MPEILIGEYLFLRLKQLGIETVFGVPGDFELALLDLVEPLGLSWVGAPNELIGAYAADGYARLNGLGALVTTFGPGELSALCGIGGSYCESVPVLHIVGYPTTPAQKSGKILHHTLGDGKFDHYQRISSELCYATTVLDDPTTAAAEIDRVVNAMIFHSKPGYIGISEDIAYAKVSSEYLGTKLARCLPPSAPESEAAVTTEIVNQLELAKSPILIVDGGAARASWAEHVDPLIQALKIPFLVTGLGKGIADEMSPYYQGCYAGEGSWPRSAIGLVQEADCILWLGNYPSDFNTGIFTEKLDHCTIIDLQRFFVNIGATKYDARINHVLPKLIPALSSHYPLAQRTKQNLQVDQQLSLPASNKIEHDWLWSRLTSYLRPGDLVITETGTAQVGITATRFPSGCHAWTQSVYGSIGYAAGAAAGAAIAAKETGKYKRLVLVTGEGSLQLTVQAFSMLTRYGIVPVVFALNNYGYTIERYFRGWDAKYNDIPMWDYAALFKAFALDVEPRVKGYKVTTAEELDELLSAGEFCDSVVPQCVDMIMDPKDAPEAMRTVFEGKNAM; this is encoded by the exons ATGCCAGAAATCCTCATTGGAGAGTACCTCTTCCTCCGGCTCAAACAGCTCGGCATCGAGACTGTCTTTGGCGTTCCCGGTG ATTTTGAACTAGCCCTTCTCGATCTCGTCGAACCTCTCGGCCTCTCCTGGGTCGGCGCACCGAACGAACTGATCGGAGCCTACGCTGCTGATGGTTATGCGCGCCTCAATGGACTTGGCGCTCTGGTGACCACATTTGGTCCTGGAGAACTGAGTGCTCTGTGTGGTATCGGAGGATCATACTGCGAGTCTGTTCCTGTCCTTCACATTGTTGGATATCCCACCACTCCAGCACAGAAGAGCGGAAAGATCCTTCATCATACCTTGGGGGATGGAAAGTTTGA CCATTACCAAAGGATCTCCTCCGAGTTGTGTTACGCAACTACCGTCCTTGACGACCCGACTACTGCTGCGGCTGAGATCGACCGTGTTGTGAACGCAATGATTTTCCATTCTAAACCTGGATACATTGGCATCTCTGAAGATATTGCCTATGCAAAGGTATCCAGTGAGTATCTTGGTACAAAACTCGCTCGATGCTTGCCACCAAGTGCTCCCGAGTCTGAGGCTGCTGTCACCACCGAGATAGTCAACCAGCTAGAGTTGGCAAAATCCCCAATCTTGATTGTGGATGGTGGAGCTGCAAGGGCGAGCTGGGCTGAACATGTCGATCCTCTAATACAAGCCCTCAAAATACCATTTCTTGTGACTGGGTTGGGCAAAGGTAttgctgatgagatgagcCCTTACTACCAGGGCTGTTATGCTGGCGAAGGGTCGTGGCCGAGGAGTGCCATTGGACTTGTGCAAGAGGCAGACTGCATCTTGTGGCTGGGGAACTACCCGTCTGATTTCAACAC GGGTATCTTCACCGAAAAGCTCGATCACTGCACCATCATCGATCTTCAACGATTCTTTGTCAATATTGGGGCGACTAAATACGACGCTAGAATCAATCATGTTCTGCCCAAGCTCATTCCAGCCCTATCTTCGCACTACCCGTTGGCCCAGCGCACGAAACAAAATCTCCAGGTCGATCAGCAACTCTCTCTCCCAGCAAGTAACAAGATAGAGCACGACTGGCTCTGGTCCCGCCTCACCTCCTACCTCCGGCCAGGTGATCTCGTCATCACCGAAACCGGCACCGCTCAGGTCGGTATCACCGCCACCCGTTTCCCTTCTGGGTGTCACGCCTGGACACAATCCGTCTACGGCAGCATAGGCTACGCAGCTGGGGCTGCGGCCGGTGCCGCCATTGCTGCCAAGGAGACAGGCAAATACAAGCgactggtgctggtgacAGGGGAGGGGAGCCTGCAACTTACGGTGCAGGCTTTCTCTATGCTCACAAGATATGGGATTGTTCCGGTGGTGTTTGCGCTGAATAACTACGG GTACACCATTGAGCGCTACTTTCGCGGGTGGGACGCAAAGTATAACGACATCCCTATGTGGGACTATGCCGCTCTGTTCAAGGCTTTTGCGCTTGATGTTGAGCCGCGGGTCAAGGGGTATAAAGTCACAACGGCGGAGGAATTAGATGAGCTACTGAGTGCTGGGGAATTTTGTGACTCGGTGGTGCCGCAGTGTGTGGACATGATTATGGACCCGAAGGATGCACCGGAGGCGATGAGGACGGTTTTCGAGGGCAAGAATGCCATGTGA
- a CDS encoding hypothetical protein (COG:S; EggNog:ENOG503NXIV), with amino-acid sequence MSAIMEFLRFIPLLILPVLAKMPPLITLEEHYASATTPDAMKALFKEQTQFLPNVMEKLTNLSSLRLSDMDKGDVTIQVVSHAAGLGSYPVNYSRSANDQVYEAVKNAKGRLAGFATAPMSQPAEAAAEFRRAVAELGFVGALVDNHDGKGGYFDGKEYDAFWAVAEEFDVPVYLHPTWPSEDMAPRYQGNFDPIAANSLGSSGWGWHQDTGLHVLRLFASGLFDRRPKLKIIAGHMGEMIPFMLQRIDRLSGRWSTAQRNFTTVYRENIYVTTSGVWSLDPMRCILANTPIDHILYSIDYPFTSNEVGLAWFKELEASGLVDQEQLEAIAYKNAEKLLRIKVDDVKGNCTHGTAWQG; translated from the coding sequence ATGTCTGCAATCATGGAATTCCTACGATTTATTccactcctcatccttcccGTCTTGGCCAAGATGCCTCCACTCATAACCCTCGAGGAGCACTACGCTtctgccaccaccccggATGCTATGAAGGCTCTGTTCAAGGAGCAGACACAGTTTCTCCCCAATGTCATGGAAAAGTtgaccaacctctcctctctccgACTTTCCGACATGGACAAGGGAGATGTCACAATCCAAGTTGTTAGCCATGCCGCAGGGTTAGGGTCGTACCCCGTCAACTACAGCAGGTCAGCCAACGATCAGGTCTatgaggctgtcaagaatgCAAAAGGAAGATTGGCAGGTTTTGCGACTGCTCCCATGTCTCAGCCGGCGGAAGCGGCAGCAGAGTTCCGGAGGGCGGTCGCGGAGCTCGGCTTTGTGGGTGCTTTGGTCGACAATCACGACGGCAAAGGGGGCTATTTTGATGGGAAGGAATACGATGCTTTTTGGGCTGTTGCAGAGGAATTCGATGTTCCAGTCTACCTTCATCCCACTTGGCCGAGTGAAGACATGGCTCCACGATATCAAGGCAACTTCGACCCTATCGCTGCAAACTCGCTGGGAAGTTCTGGCTGGGGGTGGCACCAGGACACTGGGCTTCATGTCTTGAGACTGTTTGCCTCTGGACTGTTTGATCGCAGACCCAAGTTGAAGATCATCGCTGGACATATGGGTGAAATGATACCATTTATGCTGCAGCGTATTGACAGGCTTAGTGGAAGATGGAGCACGGCTCAGAGAAACTTCACAACGGTATATCGGGAGAACATCTATGTCACGACGAGCGGTGTTTGGAGCTTGGATCCTATGAGGTGCATTTTGGCCAACACTCCCATTGACCACATCCTGTACAGTATTGACTATCCCTTTACAAGCAATGAGGTTGGGTTGGCATGgttcaaggagctggaggcaaGCGGGCTGGTCGACCAGGAGCAGCTGGAGGCCATTGCCTACAAAAACGCAGAGAAACTGCTCCGCATCAAAGTTGACGACGTCAAGGGTAATTGTACTCACGGAACGGCATGGCAGGGTTAG
- a CDS encoding hypothetical protein (COG:J; EggNog:ENOG503P8H9): MASISLLARSMRTLSLSSTTTLRTVARPKTSTVATRFQTTRSLSSKSHGLFCSCCRPTLSKIVSQTTQTAPTSNGVAASKAVGVAVQQTRGMKVHSSVKKRCEHCKVVRRKAGKRHRGYIYIICPANPRHKQRQG, from the exons ATGGCgagcatctccctcctcgcgCGCTCCATGCGtaccctctccctctcctcaacgACCACCCTCCGAACCGTTGCCCGTCCCAAGACCTCCACAGTCGCCACCAGATTCCAGACGACCCGGTCGCTCTCCTCCAAGTCGCACGGCCTATTTTGCTCGTGCTGCCGGCCGACCCTCTCCAAGATCGTTTCCCAGACTACACAGACGGCTCCAACATCGAATGGGGTTGCTGCCAGCAAGGCGGTGGGGGTGGCGGTTCAGCAGACGAGGGGGATGAAGGTTCACAGTTCCGTCAAGAAGAGGTGTGAGCACTGCAAG GTTGTGAGGCGAAAGGCGGGGAAGAGGCATCGGGGGTACATTTACATCATTTGCCCGGCGAATCCAAGACATAAGCAGCGCCAGGGTTAA
- a CDS encoding hypothetical protein (COG:O; EggNog:ENOG503P480) — MARRQHITLLLVGVMFFLTMTYFVSSSSGGGRDPTRILSDETWRKSSSHNSNGADGALSESILKGGSIAPKLENATAKAELGRASWKLFHTMMARFPEEPTADDSLALRTYIQLFARLYPCGDCASHFQKLLERYPPQVSSRNNAAGWACFVHNEVNRRLRKELFDCNNIGDFYDCGCGDDGKGKKKEGDGGKERRRGYEIEVGEGVSLEREEGLVRGG; from the exons ATGGCGCGACGACAACACATAACGCTCCTGCTGGTGGGCGTCATGTTCTTTTTGACCATGACGTACTTTGTTtcgagcagcagcggcggcggacGGGACCCCACGAGGATATTATCCGACGAGACGTGGAggaagagcagcagccacaacagcaacggtgCTGATGGTGCCCTTTCGGAGAGCATTCTAAAGGGTGGATCTATTGCGCCCAAGTTGGAGAATGCGACTGCGAA AGCGGAACTCGGCCGCGCGTCGTGGAAGTTGTTCCACACGATGATGGCGCGGTTTCCGGAGGAGCCGACGGCGGATGATAGTCTTGCGCTGAGGACGTATATACAGTTGTTTGCGAGGTTGTACCCCTGTGGGGACTGTGCTTCGCACTTTCAGAAGCTGCTGGAGAGATACCCGCCTCAGGTGAGCAGTCGGAATAATGCGGCGGGGTGGGCTTGTTTTGTGCATAATGAGGTTAAtaggaggttgaggaaggagttgTTTGATTGTAATAATATTGGGGATTTTTATGATTGTGGGtgtggggatgatgggaaggggaagaagaaggaaggggatggtggcaaggaaaggaggagggggtatgagattgaggttggggagggggttagtttggagagggaggaggggttggttagGGGGGGTTGA
- a CDS encoding hypothetical protein (EggNog:ENOG503P6TE), with protein MTFPRFLGTLPTLLAVLPATSASPVLIPPRPYLHSVLNWNTTFQNSSLLLPSSHANATFTCGSRSDTPIYTLGDVDDGGPGVTMRDADYSNTHQNHYYFLYENARDETPWKYTLLHPGETVFISVCPTFSGRIVRGRLDENLDGTARHNLGTWIEVAWEAQDNTTASNSSTRSWGDVSLLEGCDGGAVMLATDGSAVVTGFSRNILREAPEGALARKANGSLVLGKTVGSEANEEAMRWELKVLDPLREAFIVEDVKPVIVTENGRWDLTFYAGIY; from the exons ATGACCTTCCCACGCTTTTTGGGTACTCTCCCCACTCTCCTAGCCGTACTTCCTGCTACTTCGGCAAGCCCTGTCCTCATCCCTCCACGGCCCTACCTGCACAGCGTCCTCAACTGGAACACCACATTCCAAAACTCTAGCCTTCTGCTACCCTCTAGCCACGCCAATGCCACCTTCACGTGTGGATCTCGCTCAGATACACCCATCTACACTT TGGGAGATGTGGATGACGGCGGCCCGGGCGTGACAATGCGCGACGCCGACTACAGCAACACGCACCAAAATCACTACTACTTTTTGTACGAAAACGCGCGTGATGAGACTCCGTGGAAGTATACATTG CTCCATCCTGGCGAGACAGTCTTCATTTCGGTCTGCCCTACCTTTTCAGGTCGCATCGTTCGTGGCAGGCTGGACGAGAACCTTGACGGGACGGCCAGGCACAATCTGGGAACTTGGATCGAGGTGGCTTGGGAAGCGCAAGACAATACCACGGCGTCGAACTCGTCAACGCGGTCTTGGGGAGACGTCTCGCTGCTTGAGGGGTGTGATGGGGGAGCGGTGATGCTTGCTACGGATGGGAGTGCGGTGGTGACTGGGTTCAGTCGAAACATTCTCAGGGAAGCGCCAGAGGGTGCGCTGGCGAGAAAGGCGAATGGGAGTCTTGTGCTGGGCAAGACTGTTGGGTCTGAGGCTAATGAAGAGGCGATGAGGTGGGAGCTCAAGGTGTTGGACCCGTTGAGGGAGGCTTTTATTGTTGAAGATGTTAAGCCGGTGATTGTGACAGAGAATGGGAGGTGGGATTTGACGTTTTATGCTGGGATTTATTGA